One window from the genome of Abyssisolibacter fermentans encodes:
- a CDS encoding acyl-CoA dehydratase activase-related protein — translation MGIPRGLLYYDYVSLWKTFFEELGVDVIVSDKSNKKILTDGVSKCIDDACLPVKLFHGQVMNLKDRVDYIFIPKIISVEKKTYQCPKILGLPSMVKHSVKDLPEIIDVEVNLRKQLYKAAILKLGGKFTHNISKIRKAYNNGLMDLKRYEDKFQNKMLSHAMDANISNYNHSTKIMVAGHSYNIYDEYLNMGLINKLSKEKVHIITPEMLSKHRDEYINQIKRKIFWSAGNKIVGTCFYAIEKNLVDGIIYLSSFGCGLDSIIIDIIQRKCIKNKVPFTVLVIDEHSGEAGFNTRLEAFLDMLEWRKNYENNISTHG, via the coding sequence GTGGGAATACCTAGAGGGCTTTTGTATTATGATTATGTAAGCCTTTGGAAAACTTTTTTTGAGGAACTTGGCGTAGATGTTATTGTTTCTGATAAAAGTAATAAAAAAATATTAACTGATGGAGTATCAAAATGTATAGATGATGCTTGTTTACCTGTTAAACTTTTTCATGGGCAAGTTATGAATTTAAAGGATAGAGTTGATTATATATTTATCCCTAAAATAATAAGTGTAGAGAAAAAAACATATCAATGTCCTAAGATACTTGGATTACCATCTATGGTTAAGCATTCGGTAAAAGATTTACCTGAAATAATTGATGTAGAGGTAAATTTGAGAAAACAGTTATATAAAGCAGCAATTTTAAAACTTGGGGGAAAATTCACACATAATATTAGCAAAATTAGAAAGGCCTATAATAATGGTTTAATGGATCTAAAACGATATGAAGATAAATTTCAAAATAAAATGTTGTCTCATGCTATGGATGCTAATATAAGCAATTATAATCATTCTACTAAAATCATGGTTGCAGGACACTCATATAATATATATGATGAATATCTTAATATGGGATTAATAAACAAGCTAAGTAAAGAAAAAGTGCATATTATAACACCAGAAATGTTATCAAAGCACAGAGATGAATATATTAATCAAATTAAGAGAAAAATTTTTTGGTCAGCAGGAAACAAAATAGTTGGCACATGTTTTTATGCAATAGAAAAAAATTTGGTAGATGGAATAATATATCTATCATCATTTGGTTGTGGCTTGGATTCAATAATTATAGATATAATTCAACGAAAATGTATAAAAAATAAGGTTCCATTTACAGTTCTTGTAATAGATGAACATTCTGGTGAGGCTGGATTTAACACTAGACTAGAAGCTTTTCTAGATATGTTAGAATGGAGGAAAAATTATGAAAATAACATTTCCACACATGGGTAA
- a CDS encoding CoA protein activase, translating to MKITFPHMGNAYIGAKAVVEDLGYEVIIPPKCNKKTLEIGTKYSPETICLPLKINIGNYIESIKRGADTILITGSRGPCRFGLYSVIEEEILKDLGYNVNFIVVDPPSSGNKNIIANTGKLSTKNKIDIVKCFLKGKHIVYMADELTKLSNRKRAYASNKREIDKIMDDYMNRVENCKGSREIIKNITKTAKYLDRIKENSKDVIKIGIVGEIYSVIEPFVNLEIERKLGNFNVLVHRYHSPSAWVENHLTVKSLLGMSQEREILKAARPYLKTLVGGHGRETVGGSVLYAQNGYDGIIQIYPFGCMPEIVAASILPSIGQKYNIPIMTFIVDEMTGEAGYLTRIEAFVDLLRNRKEKINSGKSISWG from the coding sequence ATGAAAATAACATTTCCACACATGGGTAATGCATATATTGGTGCAAAGGCAGTAGTAGAAGATTTAGGTTACGAGGTTATAATTCCTCCAAAATGCAATAAAAAAACTTTAGAAATAGGTACGAAATATTCACCAGAAACTATATGTTTACCACTAAAAATTAATATTGGGAACTACATAGAGAGTATTAAAAGAGGTGCTGATACAATATTAATTACAGGTAGTCGAGGACCTTGTAGATTTGGTTTATATTCGGTTATAGAAGAAGAGATACTTAAGGATTTGGGTTATAACGTTAATTTTATAGTTGTTGACCCGCCAAGCAGTGGTAATAAAAATATAATTGCAAATACAGGAAAGCTAAGTACAAAAAATAAAATTGATATCGTAAAATGTTTTTTAAAAGGCAAGCATATTGTATATATGGCTGATGAACTTACAAAGTTATCAAATAGAAAAAGAGCTTATGCAAGTAATAAACGTGAAATAGATAAAATAATGGATGACTATATGAATAGAGTAGAAAATTGTAAAGGTTCTAGGGAAATAATTAAGAATATAACAAAAACTGCAAAGTATTTAGATAGAATAAAAGAAAATTCTAAAGATGTTATTAAAATAGGAATAGTTGGTGAAATATATAGTGTAATAGAGCCATTTGTTAATTTAGAGATTGAAAGAAAATTAGGTAATTTTAATGTATTAGTTCATAGATATCATTCTCCAAGTGCATGGGTAGAAAATCATCTTACCGTAAAATCACTATTAGGCATGAGTCAAGAAAGAGAAATATTAAAAGCAGCAAGACCATATTTAAAAACATTGGTAGGAGGTCATGGAAGAGAGACAGTGGGAGGGAGTGTGTTATATGCTCAAAACGGATATGATGGTATTATTCAGATTTATCCGTTTGGTTGTATGCCTGAAATTGTTGCAGCAAGTATATTACCTTCAATTGGACAGAAATATAACATACCTATCATGACTTTTATAGTTGATGAGATGACTGGTGAAGCTGGATATCTCACAAGAATAGAAGCTTTTGTAGATTTATTAAGAAATAGAAAGGAGAAGATTAACAGTGGAAAATCTATATCTTGGGGTTGA
- a CDS encoding acyl-CoA dehydratase activase: MENLYLGVDLGSVSTNIVLIDENLNVVKKYYLRTMGKPIVVLQEGMKLIEDEARYIKGVGTTGSGRYLASAMLRADIVKNEITTHAIAAINIKSNVRTILEIGGQDSKIVILRDGVVQDFAMNTVCAAGTGSFLDRQAARLGVKIEDFGQLALKSKTSVRIAGRCAVFAESDMIHKQQLGHSQEDIINGLCEALVRNYLNNVGKGKKIQEPIFFQGGVAANIGIKKAFEKSLNAEIYVPQNYDVMGAIGSAILAKEKVAKDQKTNFKSDAVFNNAFVVHGFECNHCSNMCEVIEILRNKKVIARWGDKCGRWSNLITDNQELA; encoded by the coding sequence GTGGAAAATCTATATCTTGGGGTTGATCTTGGGTCAGTTAGTACAAATATTGTTTTGATAGATGAAAATTTAAATGTAGTAAAAAAATATTACCTTAGAACTATGGGTAAACCAATAGTTGTACTTCAAGAGGGAATGAAATTAATAGAAGATGAAGCAAGATATATAAAAGGAGTAGGAACAACAGGAAGTGGTAGATATTTAGCAAGTGCTATGTTAAGAGCTGATATAGTGAAGAATGAAATAACAACTCACGCAATTGCTGCTATAAACATTAAGTCTAATGTTAGAACGATATTAGAAATAGGTGGTCAAGATTCAAAGATAGTAATTCTAAGAGATGGTGTGGTACAGGATTTTGCAATGAATACTGTATGTGCTGCAGGTACTGGTTCTTTTTTAGACAGGCAGGCTGCAAGATTAGGAGTTAAAATTGAAGATTTTGGACAGCTAGCATTAAAATCAAAAACATCTGTAAGAATTGCAGGTAGATGCGCTGTTTTTGCAGAATCTGATATGATACATAAACAGCAATTAGGACACAGCCAAGAAGATATTATAAATGGATTATGTGAAGCTTTAGTTAGAAATTATTTAAATAATGTTGGAAAAGGGAAAAAAATACAGGAACCAATTTTCTTTCAAGGTGGTGTTGCTGCTAATATAGGTATAAAGAAAGCTTTTGAAAAATCTCTAAATGCTGAAATATATGTTCCACAAAATTATGATGTTATGGGAGCTATAGGTTCAGCAATATTAGCAAAAGAAAAAGTTGCAAAAGATCAAAAAACTAACTTTAAGAGTGATGCAGTATTTAACAATGCATTTGTAGTCCATGGATTTGAGTGTAATCATTGCTCAAACATGTGTGAAGTTATAGAAATTTTGAGAAATAAGAAAGTGATAGCTAGATGGGGAGATAAATGTGGTAGATGGAGTAATTTAATAACGGATAATCAAGAATTGGCATAG
- a CDS encoding nucleoside recognition domain-containing protein, with protein MLIDSFKDKPIVNTLKRGIIKGIKTTWLLTKVIVPIHFLIVFLKYIHILNKISLIFEPFMKIFGLPGEASLVLVFGNILNIYAAIGAMTSLTLTAKQATIIAVMLSFSHSLPVESAVAKKTGISVLIVIAIRLSLSIISGIALNIIL; from the coding sequence ATGTTGATTGATAGCTTTAAAGATAAACCCATTGTAAATACCTTGAAAAGAGGCATAATCAAAGGTATCAAAACGACTTGGTTACTTACAAAGGTAATAGTTCCAATTCATTTTCTTATAGTTTTTTTAAAGTATATACATATTCTAAATAAGATTTCTTTGATTTTTGAACCTTTTATGAAAATATTTGGATTACCAGGGGAAGCATCATTAGTTTTAGTATTTGGGAATATTTTAAATATATATGCAGCTATAGGAGCTATGACTTCTTTGACATTAACTGCTAAGCAAGCAACGATAATTGCGGTTATGTTGTCTTTTTCACATAGTTTACCTGTTGAAAGTGCTGTAGCTAAAAAAACAGGTATAAGTGTACTGATTGTTATTGCTATAAGATTGTCTTTATCTATAATTTCAGGTATAGCTTTGAATATTATATTATAG
- a CDS encoding nucleoside recognition domain-containing protein, translated as MDLFITYFKEVLGLSFSTIITMAKIIIPLMIVTEILKDLNVLDKISNYCKPISKILNISDKSIFPLVIGLILGLSYGAGIIINSSQEGELSKKDLYLLMIFLIACHSVFEDTLLFATIGANGYILLSFRLVIAFLLTYIVGKFIVKNKKIIK; from the coding sequence ATGGACTTATTTATAACTTATTTTAAAGAGGTTTTAGGATTAAGCTTTAGTACAATAATAACTATGGCTAAAATTATAATACCCCTTATGATAGTTACTGAAATACTAAAAGATTTAAATGTCTTAGATAAAATATCGAATTATTGTAAACCAATATCAAAAATACTAAATATTTCAGACAAATCAATATTTCCTTTGGTAATAGGTTTGATATTGGGATTATCTTACGGTGCAGGTATTATTATAAACAGTAGTCAAGAAGGAGAACTTTCAAAAAAAGATTTATACCTTTTGATGATATTTTTAATAGCTTGTCATTCAGTATTTGAGGATACATTGCTGTTTGCAACTATAGGAGCAAATGGATATATTTTATTAAGCTTTAGGTTAGTTATAGCGTTTTTATTGACTTACATAGTAGGAAAATTTATTGTGAAAAATAAAAAAATTATAAAGTAA
- a CDS encoding HD-GYP domain-containing protein, which produces MKHIGMGDARQGMVLSKDSINEVTGITVLTKGTVLNQNLILHMKNMGIDNIYIIDETYSDEEKIKKRGEKAKTFVENHSKLNGKAKKVFEDVKIGKKILVSEINNEADEIISELYSSDNILAKLRQIKDDNDYTFKHSINVSILSTMVGKWLSFSKVEMKQLFMAGLFHDIGKLKISADIINKPDKLDKRETEIIKKHPVYGYELLSNTVGISKNVMYGVLQHHEREDGSGYPFGLKSDKIHEFAKIIAVCDVFDAMTSSRVYRNKISPFKVAEQISHDSFGVLNPKISLLFLKNISAFYVGNIVKLNNGEIGEIVYVDKNNPTRPVVKVDDIFCDLMKAKDIEIMDVID; this is translated from the coding sequence TTGAAGCATATTGGAATGGGTGATGCTAGACAGGGAATGGTGTTGAGTAAAGATTCAATAAATGAAGTTACAGGAATTACTGTATTAACAAAAGGAACTGTTTTGAATCAAAATCTTATACTACATATGAAAAATATGGGTATAGATAATATCTATATTATTGATGAAACTTACAGTGATGAAGAAAAAATAAAAAAACGTGGGGAGAAGGCAAAAACTTTTGTGGAGAATCATAGTAAGCTTAACGGTAAAGCTAAAAAAGTTTTTGAAGACGTGAAAATTGGAAAAAAAATACTCGTTTCTGAAATTAATAATGAAGCTGATGAAATTATTTCAGAGTTGTACAGTAGCGATAATATACTTGCTAAATTAAGACAGATAAAGGACGATAATGATTATACTTTCAAACATTCGATAAATGTTTCAATACTATCGACAATGGTAGGAAAATGGTTGAGTTTTTCTAAAGTTGAAATGAAGCAATTATTTATGGCTGGATTATTTCATGATATTGGCAAATTGAAAATATCAGCAGATATTATAAATAAACCAGATAAGCTAGATAAAAGAGAAACTGAGATTATAAAAAAACATCCTGTTTACGGATATGAGCTTTTATCAAATACTGTTGGTATAAGCAAAAATGTAATGTATGGTGTGTTACAACATCATGAAAGGGAAGATGGTTCTGGATATCCTTTTGGATTAAAAAGTGATAAAATTCATGAATTTGCTAAGATCATAGCTGTTTGTGATGTTTTTGATGCAATGACGTCTTCAAGAGTATATAGAAATAAAATTTCGCCATTCAAAGTTGCTGAGCAGATTTCACATGATAGCTTTGGAGTACTTAATCCTAAAATATCATTACTATTTTTAAAAAATATATCAGCTTTTTATGTTGGCAATATAGTTAAACTAAACAACGGTGAAATAGGGGAAATTGTATATGTTGATAAGAATAATCCTACAAGACCTGTTGTAAAAGTTGATGATATTTTTTGTGATTTAATGAAGGCTAAAGATATAGAAATAATGGATGTCATAGATTAA
- a CDS encoding asparaginase gives MKKKVAVIFTGGTISMKVDPRINAAIPMLTSEEIMSMVTNIEKYADIEIVNFSQLPGPHVTPEIMLELSKLVNEIILREDITGIVITHGTDTLEETAYFLDLTVKCIKPVIVVGAMRNGSELGYDGPSNLSAAICTAICDDSCNRGVLVVMNNEVNAASEVTKTNTLSLNTFKSPQFGPLGIVDNDEVLFYRKTKNHMHIDIKEITAKVALIKCASGMDSDIIDFCIESGYKGIVIEALGRGNVPIGMVEGIKNALLKGLAVVIVSRCHTGRVLDTYGYPGAGKELRKYGVIFGDNLPGQKARIKLLLALNFSNNIDTIREMFENDIYI, from the coding sequence ATGAAAAAAAAGGTAGCAGTTATTTTTACTGGTGGAACAATATCCATGAAGGTAGATCCAAGAATAAATGCTGCAATTCCAATGCTTACTAGCGAAGAAATTATGTCTATGGTAACAAACATCGAAAAATATGCTGATATTGAAATTGTGAATTTTTCACAGTTACCAGGACCTCATGTAACACCTGAAATAATGTTAGAGCTATCTAAACTGGTTAATGAAATTATATTAAGAGAAGATATTACAGGTATTGTAATAACTCATGGAACTGATACTTTAGAAGAAACTGCATACTTTCTAGACTTAACTGTGAAATGTATTAAGCCTGTTATTGTTGTTGGAGCCATGCGTAACGGCTCTGAATTGGGTTATGATGGTCCTAGTAATCTATCCGCTGCCATATGTACTGCTATATGCGATGATTCATGTAATAGAGGTGTTTTAGTCGTTATGAACAATGAAGTAAATGCAGCTAGCGAAGTTACTAAAACCAATACTTTATCATTAAATACATTTAAATCTCCACAATTTGGTCCACTAGGTATTGTAGATAATGACGAGGTACTATTTTATAGAAAAACGAAAAATCACATGCATATAGATATAAAAGAAATCACAGCAAAAGTAGCGTTAATAAAATGTGCATCAGGTATGGATTCTGATATTATAGATTTCTGTATAGAATCAGGGTATAAAGGCATTGTTATAGAAGCATTAGGACGAGGTAATGTACCTATTGGTATGGTTGAAGGTATAAAAAACGCACTACTAAAGGGGCTCGCAGTGGTTATTGTTTCAAGATGTCATACAGGTAGAGTTTTGGATACTTATGGATATCCTGGTGCTGGTAAAGAATTAAGAAAATATGGCGTTATATTTGGTGATAATCTTCCAGGACAAAAAGCTAGAATAAAGCTATTATTAGCTTTAAACTTTAGTAATAATATTGATACTATTAGAGAAATGTTTGAAAATGATATATATATATAA
- the aguA gene encoding agmatine deiminase gives MSKTIQSTPKKDGYRMPAEFDTQERIWMLWPERPDNWRLGAKPAQKTFADVATAISRFEPITVCCSREQFANARALLPEDVRVVEMSYDDAWVRDCGPAFVRNEEGEVRGVHFGFNAWGGHYDGLYFPWDKDQKVSQKIIEIENCDRYDATHFILEGGSFNVDGEGTIITTEQCLLSSGRNPDMTKEEIEENLKEYLGLEKVIWLPRGIDPEETNGHVDDVCCFARPGEVVIAWTDDKTHPYYEIYKEARKVLENTTDAKGRKLKIHTVPCLRPQQFTKEEADGVDKGDAIPRMEGDEYAPSYMNFLIVNGGIICPQFGLDSDKKIIKALSKIFPEREIVGVYTHEIILGGGNIHCITQQVPKK, from the coding sequence ATGTCAAAAACAATTCAAAGTACACCAAAAAAAGATGGATATAGAATGCCGGCGGAGTTTGATACACAAGAGAGAATCTGGATGCTTTGGCCTGAACGTCCTGATAACTGGAGATTAGGTGCTAAACCTGCTCAAAAAACATTTGCAGATGTTGCGACAGCAATTTCAAGATTTGAACCAATTACAGTTTGTTGTAGCAGAGAACAATTTGCAAATGCTAGAGCGTTGTTACCTGAAGACGTTAGAGTGGTTGAAATGTCCTATGATGATGCATGGGTTAGAGATTGTGGACCAGCTTTCGTAAGAAATGAAGAAGGTGAAGTACGTGGTGTTCATTTTGGATTTAATGCCTGGGGAGGACATTATGATGGATTATATTTTCCTTGGGATAAAGACCAAAAAGTATCTCAAAAAATAATAGAAATTGAAAATTGTGACAGATATGATGCAACACACTTTATTTTAGAAGGTGGCTCCTTCAATGTAGACGGTGAAGGGACTATTATTACAACTGAACAATGTTTACTTAGTTCTGGACGTAATCCTGATATGACTAAAGAAGAAATAGAAGAAAATTTAAAAGAATATCTTGGATTAGAAAAAGTAATATGGTTACCTCGTGGCATTGATCCAGAAGAAACTAATGGACATGTTGATGATGTTTGTTGTTTTGCAAGACCTGGAGAAGTTGTAATAGCTTGGACTGATGATAAAACTCATCCATACTATGAAATATACAAGGAAGCTCGTAAAGTTTTAGAAAATACTACAGATGCCAAGGGTAGAAAACTTAAAATACACACTGTTCCATGCTTAAGACCACAACAATTTACTAAAGAAGAAGCAGATGGAGTTGACAAAGGTGATGCTATTCCCCGTATGGAAGGTGATGAATATGCTCCGTCATATATGAATTTCCTTATTGTAAATGGTGGTATAATCTGTCCTCAGTTTGGACTTGATAGTGATAAAAAAATAATTAAAGCATTAAGCAAAATATTCCCTGAAAGAGAAATTGTAGGAGTTTATACACATGAAATTATTCTAGGTGGAGGCAATATACACTGTATCACACAACAAGTACCTAAAAAATAA
- a CDS encoding response regulator transcription factor: MISLSHNEWSLINDIVLKLHTTKDCYSAIKNLLMSLEVLIPHKKAFFDLGNYENYNFSFFNPISVNISEKHLTQYYKHYLHLDYANFVWSLDHPVVYKDTNILPDHLREQTIIYKNWMQSIGVHYGGGFSIFANDRLLGSITMFRDKDMDDFTNKDLYIMQIINLHLSKKLALLYPNGVSCKTDCYHENDLKGKYKLTNRQYEVTKLVFMGLNNKEISEKLFISKNTVKKHLTDTFKKLGVLNRSQLIKAVYEYFPESINI, from the coding sequence ATGATTTCTTTATCCCACAATGAATGGAGTTTAATAAACGACATAGTTTTGAAACTTCATACTACAAAGGACTGTTATTCTGCGATTAAAAACCTTTTAATGTCATTAGAAGTATTAATACCGCATAAAAAAGCTTTTTTTGATTTAGGTAATTATGAAAATTATAATTTTAGTTTCTTTAATCCAATTTCTGTAAATATAAGTGAAAAACATTTAACCCAATACTATAAACACTACCTACATTTAGACTATGCAAACTTTGTATGGTCGCTAGATCATCCTGTTGTATATAAGGATACTAATATACTTCCAGACCATCTAAGAGAGCAAACTATTATTTATAAAAATTGGATGCAATCTATAGGTGTACATTACGGAGGAGGTTTTAGTATATTTGCAAATGATAGGTTATTAGGATCCATAACCATGTTTAGAGATAAAGATATGGATGATTTTACTAACAAAGACTTGTATATTATGCAAATTATCAACTTACACCTATCAAAAAAACTTGCTTTACTTTATCCTAATGGAGTAAGTTGTAAAACAGATTGTTATCATGAAAATGATTTAAAAGGAAAATATAAGCTTACAAACCGACAATATGAAGTAACAAAATTAGTTTTTATGGGATTAAATAATAAAGAGATAAGCGAAAAACTATTTATTTCAAAAAATACTGTAAAAAAACATTTGACTGATACATTCAAAAAATTAGGAGTTTTAAATCGTTCTCAGCTTATTAAGGCAGTTTACGAATATTTTCCTGAGTCTATTAACATATAA